The genomic region TTGCGTGGCGGCAGTACGGCCCGTTCGACGCGATGATAGGCCATTCGTTCGGCGGCGCGGTCATCATCAATGCGGCGGCGGGTTCCGTCGGTTGCTACGGGTCACACCGCCCGGCAAAGCTGGTGACGATTGCCTCTCCGCACTCGATGGCGGGCGTTTTCGACGGTTTCGGCAAAGTGCTCGGGCTTGGCCGCGATGCGCGTAACGCCATGAAGGAGCAGGTCCGCTACATCGCGGCGCGTCCGATCATGGATTTCGATACCGATGTGCTCCTGCGCCGCATGACGATACCGACGCTGGTCGTTCATGCGCATGACGACAAGGAAGTTCCCGCCATTTGCGCGGAAATGGTTGGCAAAGCTGGCTCCCATGTCACGGTGCGCTGGGCCGACGGCCTTGGCCATCGCCGCATCATCGCAAGTGCGGAAGTAGCGTCCATCGTGGCGGATTATCTTGATGATGCTCCGGGGTTAAGGCTCGTCGCCTGATCGTGCTTCGCCGGGAACAAGTTTGTCCCACGCTGCCATGGCGCCCTGCGCCGCTGCTGTAAGGTCTGCTCGCGTTCCACCGTCGCGCGCAAGAATGGACATGCCGTTCTGTACCGTTGCATAAAAGGTTGCC from Brucella intermedia LMG 3301 harbors:
- a CDS encoding alpha/beta fold hydrolase, with the protein product MTSFSLQVTRFGLGVLGRIDAEKAGRAAFRIFCRTPSRKPKTKAYAARLQQANTELGQAKRLDLIIDRGLIATYLFEPKVPAGRTSLVVHGWGSRTADMMTIIRELVARGERVVSLDLPGHGASAGHTLNMIQAIAAVDVAWRQYGPFDAMIGHSFGGAVIINAAAGSVGCYGSHRPAKLVTIASPHSMAGVFDGFGKVLGLGRDARNAMKEQVRYIAARPIMDFDTDVLLRRMTIPTLVVHAHDDKEVPAICAEMVGKAGSHVTVRWADGLGHRRIIASAEVASIVADYLDDAPGLRLVA